One Tachypleus tridentatus isolate NWPU-2018 chromosome 3, ASM421037v1, whole genome shotgun sequence DNA window includes the following coding sequences:
- the LOC143246340 gene encoding (3R)-3-hydroxyacyl-CoA dehydrogenase-like encodes MAVPYLLVGRLALVTGGGSGIGRAVCQALAREGATVVVADRNENAAKSTLDTLLQVNQNKHAVKFVDVSQSQSVHYLFSSISQQLSQVPDIVVNSAGITQDAMLNDLTEQMFDDVLTVNLKGTFLVIQAACKLMVSENIKDGSLVNVSSIVGKVGNIGQCNYAASKAGVVGLTKAVAKEVAKHGIRCNAVMPGFIDTPMVGTVPEKVMEYFKKQTPLARQGKPEDVAEACLFLASPKSSYITGEVIEVTGGLFM; translated from the exons ATGGCTGTACCTTATTTACTCGTTGGTCGTTTAGCTCTTGTAACAGGAGGTGGAAGTGGTATCGGCAGAGCTGTTTGTCAGGCTTTAGCTCGTGAGGGTGCAACAGTTGTAGTAGCGGATAGAAATGAAAATGCAGCAAAATCAACTTTAGATACTCTTCTTCAAG tCAATCAAAACAAACATGCAGTGAAGTTCGTGGATGTCAGCCAGTCTCAAAGtgtgcattatttattttcatcaattaGCCAGCAGTTATCTCAGGTACCTGACATCGTGGTCAATAGTGCAGGGATTACTCAAGATGCTATGCTAAATGATTTGACAGAACAAATGTTTGATGATGTGCTAACTGTCAATTTGAAAGGTACCTTTCTTGTCATTCAAGCTGCATGTAAGCTGATGGTATCAGAAAACATAAAAGATGGATCATTGGTTAATGTATCCAGCATCGTTGGAAAGGTTGGAAACATTGGTCAGTGTAATTATGCAGCATCTAAAGCTGGTGTTGTTGGATTAACTAAGGCTGTTGCCAAAGAAGTTGCAAAGCATGGAATCAGGTGTAATGCAGTAATGCCAGGCTTTATTGATACTCCTATGGTTGGTACTGTACCAGAAAAGGTAATGGAATATTTTAAGAAGCAAACACCATTAGCAAGACAAGGAAAACCTGAAGATGTTGCAGAAGCCTGCTTGTTTCTAGCTTCTCCTAAAAGTAGTTACATAACAGGTGAAGTAATAGAAGTCACTGGGGGTCTTTTTATGTAG